The Longimicrobium sp. DNA segment CCCGGCGGAGTACGTGGACGACTTCACGGCGGCCGGTTTTTACGTGGCGGCGTGGTACGAGAGCGCGCGCGTCACCGATCTGGCCACGCCCGACCCGCGCGCGGCGGCCGCGCCGGAGCGGCTGCGCGCCCGAGGCGTCACCGTGCGCGCACTGCGCGTGGACCGGTTCGACGAAGAGCTGGAGGCGCTCTACGCGGTCAGCGTGGAGGCATTCGCGGAGAACCTGTACTACTCGCCGATCTCCTTCGCCGAGTTCCGCGCGCGCTACACCCCGCTGCGCCCCCTGCTCGACCCCGAGCTGGTGCGGCTGGCCGAGGATGAAGACGGCCGGCTCCTGGGCTACGTCTTCGCCTTCCCCGACCTCCTCACCACGTCCGCGAGGGGGCCCACGAGGGTCGTCCTCAAGACGCTGGCGTCCGCACAGGGCGCGCGCGGGCTGGGTCTCGGCACCTTTCTCGGCGACGAGATCAGGCGGCTGGCGCACGAGCGGGGGTACACGGAGGTCATCCACGCGCTGATGCACGTGCAGAACGCCTCCGTCGGCATCTCGCGACACACGGCGGACGTGTTCCGCCGCTACGCGCTCTACGAATGGACCCCGTGAACATCGCCGCGCGGCTGGCGGAGCGAGCGGCGCTCCATCCCGGCCGCGCCGCGATCGTGGACAAGACTGGTCGCCGCCTCACCTTCGGCGAGCTGGACCGCCGGGTGCGCGCCCTGGGCGCCGGCCTGGCGAGCCGTGGCCTCGGCCCCGGCGATTCGGTGCTCCTCTTCGTCCCCCTCTCCACCGACCTGTACGTGGCACTCCTGGCGACGCTTCGCTGCGGCGCCACGGCTGTCTTCGTCGATGCGTGGGCGGACCGCCGCCGGCTGGACGCGGCCGTGCGGGTGGCGTCGCCAAAGATGTTCATCGGCACTCCGAAAGCGCAGTTGCTGAGGCTGCTCAGCGCCGCCATCCGCCGCATCCCCGTGCACCTGACGGCGGGGACCCGCCTCCTGTCGCTGCGCCGCCTCGAGTGCGCCACTCCGTCCGAACCCGCGAGCGTCGATGACGACGCGCCCGCGCTGGTGACGTTCACCACGGGAAGTACCGGCACGCCCAAGGCGGCGGCGCGGTCGCACAGCTTCCTCTGGGCGCAGCACCTCGCCCTCGCGAACCACCTGCGCCCGCGCGAAGACGACGTGGACATGCCCACGCTCCCCGCCTTCGTGCTCAACAACCTGGCGAGCGGCATCCCCAGCGTCCTCCCCGCCTTCGACCCGCGCCGCCCGGCGGACATCGACCCCGCGCGCATCCACCGTCAGATGGTGGCGG contains these protein-coding regions:
- a CDS encoding GNAT family N-acetyltransferase, which codes for MTHDLRIKETAADDPAFATVRERVGYPLADEPVPAGARCQVAYLGAEPVARCAVTIADGLYGAPGRTGMIGHYEAIDRAAGVAILAEALRILPDVDRVLGPMNGSTWGRYRLAIPGDAPPFLSEPTNPAEYVDDFTAAGFYVAAWYESARVTDLATPDPRAAAAPERLRARGVTVRALRVDRFDEELEALYAVSVEAFAENLYYSPISFAEFRARYTPLRPLLDPELVRLAEDEDGRLLGYVFAFPDLLTTSARGPTRVVLKTLASAQGARGLGLGTFLGDEIRRLAHERGYTEVIHALMHVQNASVGISRHTADVFRRYALYEWTP